The genomic window ATTCTAAAGCACTATTTTTCTCgtcaaaatgtttgaaaaagtTGATATTAATTAGTGCATCACATTTCGATTCTAACCACGTTAGCCCTAGTTAAAAGGCAGATTTTTGAAAGTGATCCTTTTCATACTACTCATATTACATTTGCAGTCGTGGTTAGACACAGATGACAGGGGGAGGATTAAGTCTTAGAGAAGTTTTCATTACTCCAAAAATTACAGAGAGGATCATAATGCCCTCTTTAGTGTTTTTAATAAACATTCCAAATTGCATGGGAGTTATGTAATAGTGTTtgatttgtacaaaaaaaatgtatttactaAAAGCTGATTTGTCATAACCTCTTGGCAAAATGCATAACTGTGATTCTAAAATGAATAATCAGTGCAGGAGAGATTCATTGTCTCCATAAGATTCAGGATATGATATTAGAattttgagaaaataaaaaataaaaaaaggaacatgaTTAAATGGGACACCAATTGGAAACTGAACTTTTGAAGTATGTATTTTTCAGGTTGTTTCTGGAAGACTAAAGACAGATCAAACAGTAAAGAGCACTCTCCCATGCCCTTTAAACCAGCAACAGGTCTTTAGAGGAATAGCAGGGGGTATGTCATGCTTAGTTGGGCTTGTGACTGTCTCTTTCTGCACTGCCTCGTCCAACACTCTTACATTGAACTTCCTGGAGAGTTTCGCTTCAAAAGCTTTAGTCTTAATTAGGACTGAACTGGCAACAAAGGCCCAGACAGATATTGCTTTGAACTGGGGTTATTTTCATCGAACGCTGGAGTGAGATCAAAAAGCTGCTGTACCCAGGGTTTTGACATGCTCGTTGCAAAAAAGCtacttttgtttttggagattTCCTTGGCGTTTTCTCAGAGCGGTATAAAGGGGCCAATGACCATTGTCCGGAGTGGATTCGAGGTCTAATTTGCCATGCACTAATAACTCAAGCCAAAACAGAATATGTCCTGAATATGGTCAATGGCTTCTCTTTACACTCCATTCATCTGTTGTCATTTGACCTCTACGTCTATATTCTCTCCCTATCAGCaacaaagagtgtttttttcctgtcgTCTGTGGACTAAAATGGTGAATCCACACCCTGTCCTTACCATACAGATTTGCATCTCTACAATGCGTTCCTAGAGGTCCGTACTCCATAAACATCTTTAGGCCTTAGCACTTCAGCTTAATGCTCTGGTAATCCAGTGTAAATGCATGAATGCTCAGCACTGATGTGCTGCACTGACTCCTCTGACAGTAATCACTTTAGTATATTAGTGTGTACACATTTTACTCTGCCCCGTACCTCCATACACTTTTAACCAGCCTGCACCTAACAGTGTCCCTCTTCCTTTAGTCTGGATTAGCGTCGGTAAGAGGATTTCATGTATCCAGGCAAGCCAAACCTGGGAGACTACCCATTGTTCTTGCAGTAATTGATAGTGCACACAATGTGTGGGGTTTGTTTACAGTCCAAAAAAGTGATGGGATATATAGTATCTGATTTGACTATCAGGAGATCTTGGATACAAACCTTTTTTGAAAAAAGGCTTTCTGTCTGTAGAAAATGTTCAGAATTCATTTATTGGGAGTTCTAAAATGTAACTTTAATATGGGTATGAGATACTAAGGGGTccaaaatgtgaaataaatcaCTTTATGAAGATGATGTGTGAGGTTCACTGGGAATTTTCTCTGTTACACAGGGCCAAAAAGCATGGATTGagagaactttccagaaaaGGGAATGCATCCATATATTTCCGAGCAAGGACCCAACCAGGTAATCAATCCTTTTATTTTCATAGAGTCTTGACATCCAACTGGTAAAATTTAACCTCTTCAGATGCACCATATATCAAACTCAAACTTAaaacaacaatggaaaaaaGACTCAAAACAGACTCTACACAGGAGACGACAGCTCCGATCCTTCActtcacaaacaacacaaaagatCTTGGCACTGCTACATTTTCCAACACTGTAAAAGACAAAGCACTTTCAGGAGACGCTAATAAAGCCATGCTGAGATGGTGTTTTGTAATGTGGTGCGCTCTGACATCATAGGTCAGTTCTGGATCAGTGCAGGGGCACAGATAGCAGCAGGTTGCTTTGTTGGTGAACTGGGGGGAGCTGGATGGTCTGCCTTTTTGAAAGGGTGGCCCTTAGGCTGGCTGAGTTTACTGAGGTGGAGGACTGCCAGCGCAGGCTGCTCCATGTGCACTGAGCCACGTATTCCCATATCAGAGACAGTTCAGTTTAGATTCGGCAAACAAAACCCGTGAGGATGGGAGATAGCCCAcaaggcaggagagagagagagagagagagagagagagagagagagatagacagagagaaggagggaagaaaagaaagagagagaaacccaaGCTTTTCCATGTTCTGATCAACTGATGAGGAGTTTTCAGTACATAGGGAAAACCTGTACGGACACCATCAAATTGCATGAATAACAACATGCCCGTTCGAAACCAACAACCACCTCTAAACTCAATTTGAAACTTACAACTGCCTCTACACTTCATTTAAAACCCACACTCAGGACTAAACTCCACAGTCTGGGTAGGGAGACCTCTTACTGGACGAGCAAACTCCTGTAGAATTCCCATAGTCCTTAATCTAAGTCTTAATCTAATACACTTGATTCTAATATTCACTGGCAAATCAAAAATAAGCACACGCAGAGATCCACCACACTTTAAACgctttcacttttcaaaagACCTTTAAACACTCTCACTTTTTGAAACTGCTCTGTCGTGTCCTTAATTCCTCTCCCTAACTCACATTGTACTGTTGTGTTCCTGTTAGATGTGCATGTGGCCAGTTGGTGGCACAGCATGTGGCTATTCCTGGCGCTGCCACAACCAAACCCCCAGAGGAGAGCCACCAGCTTGTGCAAGTCGACCAGCCTCAGGAAAAGTGGTCAGTGGTCAAACATACGCAGGCTTCCCCGACTGATGCATATGGCACTATTGAGTTCCAGGGTGGAGGGTTCATCAATAAAGCCATGGTACGCATCCTTCACAGTATCAAACTAAGAAATTCACATGGTAGCATACCTTGGTTACAGCCTAGCACTGAGGCACATAATTTAACTTGACCGTTAATCACTGATCCCTTCTTTAACTAAAGTAGGTGTGTTCGTGCATGGTTACACTGGCAATGTTCTGCTCAGTGAGTCCCTACTCTGTCCTACAGGATGAGACTTAGAGAACTCACCACAATGTTGTCAAAATAAGAAATACTCTTGCCTACTACTCAATCGGTTGATCGACTAATCAGGAGATTAATCTCTGCAGTATTACTTGTTCCTCACAAAAACATTAACCCCTATTTCTTCCATTTGTACAGTTCTTATGATTAAAAGTGTTGTATATTAGGGTAGATGAATCAGGACGGTCACTGTACTTGTATGACATATACCTTActtacactctctgtctctcccacagtACATCAGAGTGTCCTATGATACCAAACCAGACAACCTGCTTCACCTTATGGTGAAAGACTGGCAGCTGGAACTTCCTACCCTCCTCATATCAGTCCACGGAGGTCTCCAAAACTTCGATCTGCAGCCCAAACTCAAACAAGTGTTTGGGAAAGGCCTGATCAAAGCTGCCGTGACAACAGGAGCATGGATCTTCACGGGTGGAGTTAGCACAGGTTAGCATCTTTTATTAGAACTTATATTATACTATCTTCACAGCAAGACCGTGCACAAATAATAAACCACACCAGGTGTTAGAATCAGGaacatcagtgtgtttgtgtttcaggggtTATCCGCCATGTTGGGGATGCTCTTAAGGATCATTCCTCTAAGTCCAGAGGGAAAGTCTGTGCAATCGGAATAGCTCCCTGGGGAATCCTAGAAAGCAAGGAGGACCTCATTGGCAAAGATGTACGTTTGTGTCATTGCATATTTACttagaaatgaacaaacaacCTTTAAGATTGCACTCTTCTCAGTTTCATAGACAAAACTTTACATGATACATTGTTTTACAATTGGTTATCAGTGTGCCATGGACACATTTTCAACCTCCCCATATCCCTTCATAATGATACTCATTTATGGTGCAATGTTATCATCTGATAATTTGTTCTGGTTTCTGGATTTAAGAAAATTGTTACCCATTCTCCCAGACTACAAGAATAGTCGACAGGTAGCTGTTTTGTTCTCCATTACTGATCTAGAGTGATTCACATTTCTCAGGTGACCAAACCTTACCAAGCCATATCCAATCCTCTGAGCAAACTGGCCATTCTCAACAACAGCCACTCTCACTTCATCCTGGTGGACAACGGCACGTGTGGTAAATACGGAGCAGAGGTGAAGCTCCGCAGGCAGCTGGAGAAGCACATTTCCCTTCAGAAGATTAACACTCGTGAGTGACCCCCCTACCCCCCATCCTCTCGCACATCAGAGAGCATTCTAGAAGTGTCTAACAGGCATTACGGGCCTCTTAATGCATTGCTGATCTCTTCTCATGATGTAAATGATTATGGATACATTTCTGCATTTGCTGCATGCCTGGAAAGAGATGGGTCCCTGGGGAATACTGCTGAAATGCTGATCGGTCAGAATGCTGTTCTTTTTAGCTGTGTTTGTACGGTGGAGACCCAGTGGGGACCCAGACCCTGGGTCTGTGGAGGAGTCTGAGAGGAGCCCCTTTTTCCTGTGACCTGTGGGTTTCCCTTTGTCATCCTATGCCTGGAGCTCCTGATAAGGCAGGGACAGCAAAGGGATGCTCAGCTGTCACCACTCACATCCACCCTGCAGAGCCTTATagaatagtaataaaaaaaaaaaacaactgtcatATTCATAATGACAGAATCGAcaaagaatatatatatgtttcagttacattgtaaaaagaaaaaacatagaGCAGTTTCACTGGTTTGTAAATCTATTTTTTCAtctactttgtgtgtgtgtgtgtgtgtgtgtgtgtgtgtgtgtgtgtgtacgcgtgtgtttgtggttagGTCTGGGCCAAGGCGTGCCATTAGTGTGTCTAATCGTGGAAGGAGGGCCTAACGTGATTTCTATCATGCTGGAGTGTCTGCGTGAGGAGCCCCCGGTGCCAGTGGTGGTGTGTGACGGCAGCGGCCGTGCCTCTGACATCATCTCTTTTGCCCACAAATACTCAGAGGATGGGGGGTGAGATTTACCACTGTACCACGATGACAAAAGTACACTTTTTTGGGTGATATTCTTTTGAAATTAATTTACACCAAGTTATGGTCAGGTAATGTTAGACAGTCAAATGGCGTAATTATTGCTGTCATGAACAAATCACTTATTGTATCACAGTCATGATTGATCAGAGTGATTTTGTGTTATTACAAGAAAATCTGTTCATATGTACACACAGGCAAATTGGAGAATTTTGACACAATCTAAGAAATCAAGCTTATAACAAGCAACAATATACTATTTGTGTCAGCTTTGAGGGGAAGTTAGTTTAATTTATGTATCAATCAAGTCAtttaaaattgttgtttttctcagaatgaTAACAGAGGATGCGAATGAGCAGCTGCTGGTGACCATTCAGAAGACGTTTAACTACAGTAAGAGTCAGTCCCAGCAGATTCTCCTCATGATCATGGAGTGcatgaagaagagagagctggTGAGTACAGTCAATGCATGAGCACAGACTACGCCACAAAGTACAGTTATATTATTATAAGAACTGCATTCAAATgcattcttttttgttgttattgttattggttggttgtttgtttttgttgttgttttggttgcAGTATTAATACAGAATTATAAGATACGAGAGGCAGATTTTCCATTTGTGCCTAATTGTTCAGAACACTGATGATCAGAACGATCAGGTTATTTGTATGAATCTGGCTAAAGTTTCCTTTCTCAAAATACAGTGAGAATAGGTTATCTTAGCATTACAAACAGTATAAAACACCTTATAAGACTGAAACTTTGAAAGTTTTCATTTCTTGTTCATTAACTTTCATAATCAGTATAAAGTCTTTTTATGAATGTTATCTGAGTGAACGTAaagtattaaagaaaaaatatttgagaGTGCAAAAATCCATCAATAAACATCTTCCCTTCAAGCTTCATTtggttttgcattttcattcatgtgtccatttcattcattcatctattAATAAAGAAATTTCTATCAAAAGCTTCCTTTCCCTTGCctgaattttaaaatgctgaatGTGTCTAATTCCAGTCTGTTCAACCTCTAAGAGCTTCAGTCTCTGGCATCTTATAAAATAATCTCTAAATCACTCTTGCACCACTCATACCATCATCCAACACTTAACCAGACCCATCTCTGATAATCATCAGACATGCATTTCATGCCCTCGACCGGTGAAACCACAGCCTTGTGGGTGTCTTTGTAGTTAGCCGATTACCATATTTACACTGACAGTTAACACTGgggctgttgccatggtttttgCTTTAGACTTAATGATGTGCTAAGTCTTTTAATAATACCTCTGAGGAGATAATGTCCTGATCCATACATCTGGGCAGCCCAGATCAACGCATCACCACCTGCTCAGACGAAGCCCCTCATTCATCCTGATACTGTAGCAGTGACCACACGGATGAAAGAGACAGGAGATCTATTTCTCTCTAATCCACCCAGGCCATCTCCAGACCACTCTCTTAACCATTTAGACCTTTATGACCGGCCAAATGATACTGCCCTGCCGCAGAGAGAACCTCTGTGGTGCATTAGACTGCATAATGCTCAGACAGCATGTTCATATTTCACTGGATAAAACCTGTTGATACAAAATGTATGATCAGATGGATATAAAGTCTTCTAACCATTAACCAAAGGTCTTCACCTCCTCACATACTAATACAggatatacatatacaaacatacacactaacacacagaaacacacacacacacacacacactatggtgTGTATGTTAGTTGCCCTACTAGCAGGTGTTGTGGTATGGTCTTCATTGTGCTTGACCAGAAAAGacaatgctcacacacacacacacacacacacacacacacacacgagagagagactATTGCTGTAACACATTCCACGTGAACGTATGCCATCTGTGTTCAGCTGCACTGTGATAAAAAGATGttcattcagagagagcagactgtgAATTCCTCCTTACTCCTTTCCTTACAAACCAAACTGAATTACACGCATTAAAAGAACACAAGACCTGCTGTTTGTGGGGATATTCCTCAAGACAAAGTTCACACCAAGGTTTCTCCGCCAACCTACCCCCGCCCCGCACCCTCCCAGTCACGTCTTCACTGAGGCATTGTAACCACGCGGGCCCAATCACATTGACTGGACTACGCCATAAGTCACTCATTAGCAATGCATGCTGGAGCGAGAGCAGAAACCTCTGGCACTGTGTCACGACTCCATGCCAACATAATCACATTTAACATCACTGCGCATGTGACTGCTCCCTTCTGGGTAAATTGCATTTGATTCTATGcatctgaaaacaaagaaagtgcTATGACTTAACATGGTGGGAAATTATCCCGGCATGAGAAGTGTGAAAACTCATAAGCAGTGGAATGCTTGACAGAATGATTGTATTGTCACATTCATTCAATACAGACTGCCTGGTTCTTGTCATTTCTGCACATTTTTGTCAGCGAAGGGTCTTGTTAATACACAGTAGCTAAAATATTCTTCTACAGACTTTGAAAGTCGGACATTAAAATAATTAGCAATTGTAATTATATACTTTGTATTAATTcatcgttcattcattcattcattcattcatgttctTTCATTAACCTCTTTACAATTGATgtgaatataataaaataagttcgaaagcaaaataaacttgaaacaaTAAGTATGTGCCGCCTGCATATTGTTACCGCGTCACAATCTTTTAAATCTAGATCACAGTTTTTCGAATGGGTTCTGAGGGACAGCAGGACATTGAGATGTCTATCCTGACTGCCCTACTGAAAGGTACCaaatcatgtttgttttctccacTTCAGATACTCTAAATAATACCAGAGGTTTTTTAGTCGTCTTAATAATTGCTATTGGGACTGCACTTTATGCGTGATGCTGCTGTAATGCCGCTTTGTGACAGTCTCTACTCTGAAAGGTGCTATACAAgtaaaatgaattgaattgaactgaattgaattgaattgaattgaattgaatcgaATTGTTCCATGATCCCACAGGAACTAACGCTTCAGCTCCAGACCAGCTCAGTTTGGCTTTAGCCTGGAACAGAGTGGACATAGCACGCAATCAGATCTTTGTCTATGGACTACATGTGCCAGTGAGTGCTGTTTACTTCTGAAAAGCTGGAATTTCTAATTATCTTCATGAAATGTTGTACTCTACTttgatttaatttctttttcaagGGGATGAATATAATAAGTTGAGTTTTGGTGACCAAAAATGTACTCAAGTTGCCTCCAAATTTCACCACagtggatagatagatagatagatagatagatagatagatagatagatagatagatagatagatagacagatagatagatagatagatacatagatagatagatagatagatagatagatagatgataCCATTAGATGACATACTTGAAGTTAATACTTGAACTATTAAAGAGTGCCTAAGACATTGTGTGTTATTACAGCCAGTGAGTGCTCTGCCCACTGCACCCACCAGCACTGGTCCCACCACCCAGGAGAGGCAGAAGAGCCCAGCTCCAGGTCCACGCAATAAGGCCAAGGGCCGAGGGAAGAAAGGCAAAGGAGGCAAGGCCAAACCAGAGCCCCCAGAGGAGACAGACCCCAAGAAATTAGCGTTACTCAACTGGGTAGGAGGAGCAGAGATGCATTTTCAATAAATGAGATCAGGGCTGTATTGCAGAAGCAAAATCATTGTCCACTAAATGTACAGAAAGCTCAGTAACCTGAAACAATGCATTAGCTACAGGTACTGCACATTAAACACCAATGACTTTACCCTCATAACTTTGTATGCACAATTTCGATACAGGTTACATCAACAGCTCTGCTCTGAAGGAAGATATGGGCTGTataattttctctgttctgacTTGTAATGAATTCATCAgaatgtttgtgcaaaatattgtacaaaaaaagaagttaaacaTTCAACTATTCGTTGAACAACTACTGGTATCTGTCTTTTATCCATTGAGCATTGTGCCAGTGTTGATCGTGCGTCACTGATCCTCCACCTGCAGGTGAACTCACTGGAGCAGGCCATGATGGACGCATTAGTGCTGGACAGAGTGGACTTTGTGAAGCTGCTGATTGAGAACGGGGTCAACATCCACCATTTTCTCACTATCCCACGCTTGGAGGAGCTGTACAACACGGTGTGTACACTGGCCCTCAATTACCGACTGTGCAGACCAAATGATAATCAGTACTGCATCCACACTGCATaaaacacgcacaaaaaaatgcacagcAGGGGAAAACTTTGCTTAACGAGACTTCCCGGTTGGCTGGATAACTGCGATGAACCCGTTAATAGTCAGGATTATCCAATATGAGAAAAGCCTTGCTACCAGGCAATGCGGTCCTTTACACAGGATCTGATTTAAGTTATCCAGCAGAGTAACTGGATGCAATTTCAAACTATaatctttgtttgttctgtgtgtgcgtgtgtttttctttttaatcagaGACTGGGACCTGCCAATACACTGCATGTTGTAGTGAGAGATGTCAAAAAAGTAAGAGTATCCCTACTCTTTGACACAATATTACTGAACGAATTACATATTCATTATACTGAACAGCACATTGACATCGACCAACAAATGTGACATGCTGTAATTTTTATACGGTAATCTCAGTTATGTGTGTTAGGGTTCATATGTTTTTTAATTCAATGATTTAAGGAATTGTATGCCAAATAGACAACATCTCCTGTCACTATGATATTGTAGGGAAACCTCCCTCCAGATTACCAGATCACCTTGATTGACATAGGACTAGTGTTAGAATACCTGATGGGAGGGGCTTACCGGAGTAACTACACCAGAAAGGGCTTCCGTTCCCTCTACAACAACCTATACGGTCTGAAAAGGGTGAGAGGAACAGTTTCTCTAAATATCTGAAAGATTACCACAAGAATTCATTGATAGAGTCTTTTTGAGACTTCGCTGACCAATGTTGTGTCTCATTGTATTTGCAGCCAAAAGCCTTAAAACTCCTTGGGATGGAGGTATGAAAGAGAAATCCACTTTTCTAATTTTTGTACATGACAATCATTTGACCTCATCATAGTTCTGATAAGTATcattctcccatttttttttttttttgggctgttACATTTTCTTATAGGACGATGAGCCAAGGCCAAAGGGCaagaaaaaagccaaaaagaaaaaagaggaagaggtagaCATTGACGTGGATGACCCTGAGGTCTGCCGTTTCCAGTATCCCTTTCACGAGCTGATGTTATGGGCAGTGCTTATGAAGCGCCAGAAGATGGCGCTCTTCCTGTGGCAGAGAGGTGAGGAGGCCATGGCCAAAGCACTGGTGGCCTGTAAACTCTTCAAAGCCATGGCCCATGAGTCTTCAGAAAGTGAGCTGGTGGATGATATCTCTCAGGATCTGGATAATAACTCCAAGTGAGTGCCCgtgaaaaaccaaacaaaaacagtcaagtGTATGGAACATCTGGTATACCTGTAGCACTTCAGTAGAGCAGCATCTTATGTAAAAATTCCATTCTAGGAGACACcaaggagaaaagaaacagaccaTTAAATGGATGACTAGGAATGTTCTAGATGCTGTGTTGACTCAATAGGCATGGTTTACCCAAGAAATGATATCTACTAATGTGTAATGACTTGATTCCATTCTTAATGTAAAGTCACATTTCTGTGAACACGTATTCCGAATATGTTTTCTGTCTCAGGGAGTTTGGGCAGCTGGCCTATGAGCTACTGGACCAGTCTTACAAGCATGATGAGCAAGTCGCCATGAAGCTGTTGACCTATGAACTGAAGAACTGGAGTAACTCCACTTGTCTGAAACTGGCAGTGGctgccaaacacagagacttcATTGCCCACACTTGCAGTCAGATGCTGCTGACAGACATGTGGATGGGAACGCTGAGAATGGGAAAGAACCCGGGTCTGAAGGTATTGTCCATTTTACCTTTACATGGGAATGTTATCTATCCACGGGACTATACAGCTGTGGTCCACAGAAATCCtacttcttttctgtttcaatcAGTCACATTATGTGTCTGAATGGCTAcggctaacacacacacacacacacacacacacacaatattataTAGTGTTAAGGTTAAGGTATACTTTATTGTCCCATGGAAACTTGTCTTGGGCTCCAAGCCACTGCAACATACATCACACTTGTCGACAATGAcacaatacacatgcatgcaagttCATATATCATTCATTCAAACTCATGCAAAACGTGCTTAAATTCACATATATAGTCCAAAGTCTTCCCATTACCATGTACTCTGACCTCTACTTGTCTTGTGTTGACGAAATAAACCATATCTCTCCAGGTCATTTTCGGCATTATCTTCCCCCCGTTGATTTTGCTGCTGGATTTCCGTCTTGGAGATGACATGGTTTACCAGAGCTCATCTGACGAGGATGCCAAAGAGAAAGAAGATGATAATAAGTCCAGCAGGGTAACCCCAGTTCttaatttttatgtatttatttatttgtctatttacCCCAATTCTCACTTAGGATCTTAAAGCAGACATCATTTTCTGTTGAATCAGTAAAGTATGTCTCAGCAAAAAATTCTGGATGGGAACTTGAGGACACGAACAACAGTTAGAAATAATCAGTCCACCACTTTTACTGCAACTAAACACGTCGTAATTACTAATGTAATtcaacatattaaaaataaacatgtgataCTGATAGAGATTAGTGGTAGAAGAGAtatattgaaatgaaatgaacttcCACAAAAGCATTCATGTACCTGCATAAATAATGCCTGAGATTGGATGAATTATGAAAAAATCCTAATTTGCTTAGAAATCATTTTGCTTAGAGCTtaatacaaaaacaaaggtCAGTTCTCTGTCACGTAAAAGCTTACTCATAGAATATCTGCACTCCCAAATATTAGTGCACTGAATATCCAttaatctttttgttgtttggatAAGCTCATGCCAGACAGGTCCTGGCCTACAcattaaataacacaaaagTGGACATTTGTTTTACTCAGAGGAGATATTACAGTGAGGAACCCCATTTAACACTGTTCCCATGATGCCTCCAGGATGCCAACGCTGATACAGTGTCCAAGAAAGGTGATGAAGAGGAAGGCAGCAAGAAGATGAAACGAGTTCCCATTGGGAGGAAAATCTACGAGTTCTACAATGCCCCCTTCACCAAGTTCTGGTTTAATACTGTGAGTGTCCCCTCTTAACCCAAGAGAGCAACACTACAGATGTATATCCCATCTGTAATGTATTCTTAAAATGCTAACTAGGCTTCACATGTCATTTATGATGATATATGATGAAAACACAGATAACTGCTCATAAATGCTCACAAATATTACTTATACTTGGATCTGTGATACACTAAGCCAGACACATAAGACTGTACTCAGTTAAACAAAACTCTGCCGTGAACTatacgaaacaaaacaaactgatattACTTTGgtctcactgacacagagtgAAGTAATACTGGGCATTGTAAAGTGCTGTAGGACATGCTAGTAGTGCTATATGAATACAGGAATAGTCGTTAATTTacgtctttgtgtgtttatctattGGCCACTCATTAATGCCCAGATGCtctgtaatacattaaaaatataaagcaTTACAAGTCAGCTTGCCACACATTGTATAGATGATATATAAGACAAATGTTACACTTAGAAACCTAGTCTGATCATAATACAGAGGCTTTTAACATGCTGATTTACATGAGGAGCACACAGTTCCCTTATGTTTGAATTGTAAATGACATTTATGATGATCTGCTAACAGTTATCTGGCTGATTGTCTTGGGCAGATATCCTACCTGGGTTATTTGATGCTGTACAATTACATCATCCTGGTGAAGATGGAGCAGTGGCCCACCATGCAGGAGTGGGTGGTCATTTCATACATACTTTCTCTGGCCTGTGAGAAAATAAGACAGGTATACACTCTAAACACATATTCCACTCCATGTCACACATCTTGACAGTAACATCTACAAAAGACCATCATGGGTATAAAAGGAATGGTCCCAACCTTATAATGACATTGAAGTTAATTTTGGAATCTTACATTCAGTTCTAGCCTCAGcttattgttgtttgttctcAAAAGACCTTTGTCAAAAGACACGTTTGTGCTtttagagtgaaaaaaaactgattttgtttGACTTCTTGCTCCAGATCCTG from Chanos chanos chromosome 2, fChaCha1.1, whole genome shotgun sequence includes these protein-coding regions:
- the trpm1b gene encoding transient receptor potential cation channel subfamily M member 1b, which codes for MEKAPTSTRRASGSFARSSIKRSTSGSQKGQKAWIERTFQKRECIHIFPSKDPTRCACGQLVAQHVAIPGAATTKPPEESHQLVQVDQPQEKWSVVKHTQASPTDAYGTIEFQGGGFINKAMYIRVSYDTKPDNLLHLMVKDWQLELPTLLISVHGGLQNFDLQPKLKQVFGKGLIKAAVTTGAWIFTGGVSTGVIRHVGDALKDHSSKSRGKVCAIGIAPWGILESKEDLIGKDVTKPYQAISNPLSKLAILNNSHSHFILVDNGTCGKYGAEVKLRRQLEKHISLQKINTRLGQGVPLVCLIVEGGPNVISIMLECLREEPPVPVVVCDGSGRASDIISFAHKYSEDGGMITEDANEQLLVTIQKTFNYSKSQSQQILLMIMECMKKRELITVFRMGSEGQQDIEMSILTALLKGTNASAPDQLSLALAWNRVDIARNQIFVYGLHVPPVSALPTAPTSTGPTTQERQKSPAPGPRNKAKGRGKKGKGGKAKPEPPEETDPKKLALLNWVNSLEQAMMDALVLDRVDFVKLLIENGVNIHHFLTIPRLEELYNTRLGPANTLHVVVRDVKKGNLPPDYQITLIDIGLVLEYLMGGAYRSNYTRKGFRSLYNNLYGLKRPKALKLLGMEDDEPRPKGKKKAKKKKEEEVDIDVDDPEVCRFQYPFHELMLWAVLMKRQKMALFLWQRGEEAMAKALVACKLFKAMAHESSESELVDDISQDLDNNSKEFGQLAYELLDQSYKHDEQVAMKLLTYELKNWSNSTCLKLAVAAKHRDFIAHTCSQMLLTDMWMGTLRMGKNPGLKVIFGIIFPPLILLLDFRLGDDMVYQSSSDEDAKEKEDDNKSSRDANADTVSKKGDEEEGSKKMKRVPIGRKIYEFYNAPFTKFWFNTISYLGYLMLYNYIILVKMEQWPTMQEWVVISYILSLACEKIRQILMSEPGKLRQKISVWLEEYWNITDLVAISTFLLGLLLRLQSEPYMGYGRVIYCVDIIFWYIRVLDIFGVNKYLGPYVMMIGKMMIDMLYFVVIMLVVLMSFGVARQAILHPDEEPTWRLARNIFYMPYWMIYGEVFADSIDRKTRIDIYAMEINPPCGENMYDEDGKKLPPCIPGAWLTPAIMACYLLVANILLVNLLIAVFNNTFFEVKSISNQVWKFQRYQLIMTFHDRPVLPPPLIILSHLHILVRRVCCRCTKKQEGELDEKDKGLKLILNAEELKNLYEFEEQCVKEYFREKEDEQQSSNDERIKVTSERVENMSMRLEEVNERENTMKASLQTVDLRLAQLEEMHGRIMNALERLAGIDHSELTRTRSGASSVCGGPTLQRHGSINSTDGYSLYQFYLDTNQLLGDEAGQLGPERQGSLRKATSSTALSPKEYGPNLEVRVPSLRSRPNSCVDIRISPCDQKAEEVAVGSAESQPEAPTEPAPDAQTPQDTTEVLISTRAKLEAAISYPLEKPKAFKYYPSESLTTSPSSSRKFTSSIAFDPMGGEDVGQWATDYTSLLEQRANMSPTMKRWNTAFAYKVHPTLFGQSPKVSMVRPPEDQQVKPGNGDQTVSIEEKEAAKEAKDIQDKSEVQEHRGSIKGDKRTIEEKEKDLEDGPDTHQGRKDEGKGPGDSTEGQLRTGEPDAKDQAVPPDTGGLLVADDGMYPPIRSKSWSMNPLKAKSMGNNTDKPRGSSSERDIISACGGPADEPMSEAQKDQEGPRAGSQKDKKQKVADETNF